One part of the Mytilus trossulus isolate FHL-02 chromosome 11, PNRI_Mtr1.1.1.hap1, whole genome shotgun sequence genome encodes these proteins:
- the LOC134691312 gene encoding uncharacterized protein LOC134691312: MDSIHCYSRLEKDGHKSDVNEKTSDDLDPPIVIVGTWKDALISDVQEIDDACSKSILKYTENMSEDELRHIRQEYFISNTEDDPSVFQQIRENILNLARKMKTWNKAYPLKFIQLEKQLQEKKKVLPIISFQEIQKIAFDSPQPLNDEELRLFLEFHHEIRALVHFKDLPSYIILDTQWLSNAFRCIVTAKKFRDISIRNIKKWDVLYSRGKLYSEVLDDVFRKENNFSKHKGHILNVMEKFDIIIRPIISDRDGADQTLCYYVPCMIKSEPEYDIYEMFNVTENTCTKSTWLCYKFRFLPPHLMNHLIASLCRKYTVAEFITKEQKRQVALFRDSAVFELQKTTKLTKLHVMKCPNLIQIQVWQFGKEREGGLFKFIDEFVTEEIVKIISTRFKMSNVNFEKKWECGHTKPESVTGSNDFSEEQITEYYCETCTCTHIYIGEWQDLQKLSKSCENDPGFNPTTESISLVRTTSSKVCVRVKAGIGDISNIYGESSSAASLTGFTNEEINFTKMGIIVLNILADASYDLLKQDKPNIRPRRECDITNLYSEHRNLNKHIPSNSWGGSWQRIQNTDLAIGDDIERIRLTRNELQHSRIFQLDDTRFNELCNILSDLLKRFDNHNKPAILYTDQLNKILAKTVSAEEVKLIKNEIFGMTIEVDFEHQVNLPAQ; encoded by the exons ATGGATTCTATACATTGTTACAGTAGACTGGAAAAGGATGGACATAAATCTGATGTCAACGAGAAAACATCAGATGATCTTGATCCACCAATAGTTATTGTTGGCACTTGGAAAGATGCTTTGATCTCTGATGTACAAGAG aTTGATGATGCATGCAGTAAAAGTATATTAAAGTATACGGAGAATATGTCAGAAGATGAACTAAGACATATAAGGCAAGAATACTTTATCTCCAACACAGAAGATGATCCTAGTGTATTCCAGCAAATACGAGAAAACATCCTTAACTTAGccagaaaaatgaaaacatggaACAAAGCATatcctttaaaatttattcagcTGGAAAAACAACTTCAAGAAAAGAAGAAGGTGTTACCTATAATCTCCTTTCAGGAAATTCAGAAAATTGCTTTTGATTCGCCTCAGCCACTTAATGATGAAGAACTCAGATTGTTCCTGGAATTTCACCATGAGATCAGAGCTTTAGTTCATTTCAAAGATCTTCCCTCTTACATTATTTTAGACACACAGTGGTTGTCAAATGCTTTTAGATGTATAGTAACTGCAAAGAAATTTCGAGACATTAGtatcagaaatataaaaaaatgggaTGTATTGTACAGTAGAGGCAAATTATATAGTGAGGTTTTAGACGATGTATTCAGAaaggaaaacaatttttcaaaacacaagGGTCATATTCTGAATGTCATGGAgaaatttgatatcattataCGTCCGATCATATCAGATAGAGATGGTGCTGATCAAACACTTTGCTACTATGTACCTTGTATGATTAAATCAGAACCTGAGTATGACATATACGAAATGTTTAATGTGACAGAAAACACATGTACTAAGTCTACCTGGTTATGTTATAAGTTTAGGTTTCTACCACCTCATTTAATGAATCATTTAATTGCTTCTCTGTGCAGGAAATATACAGTTGCAGAATTTATCACTAAGGAACAGAAAAGACAGGTTGCTCTTTTCAGAGACTCAGCTGTCTTTGAGTTACAGAAAAcgacaaaattaacaaaattacaCGTGATGAAATGTCCGAATTTGATCCAAATTCAGGTTTGGCAATTTGGTAAAGAACGTGAAGGAGGtttgtttaaattcattgaCGAATTTGTGACAGAGgaaattgtgaaaattataaGCACAAGATTTAAGATGTCTAATGTGAACTTTGAGAAAAAATGGGAATGTGGCCATACAAAACCAGAGTCTGTAACAGGATCAAATGACTTTAGTGAAGAGCAGATTACAGAATATTACTGTGAAACATGTACATGCACCCATATATACATTGGTGAATGGCAAGATCTGCAAAAA ctGTCCAAAAGTTGTGAAAATGATCCAGGATTTAATCCTACCACAGAAAGCATCAGTCTAGTCCGAACTACATCCTCTAAG GTGTGTGTCCGTGTCAAGGCTGGTATCGGAGACATTTCAAATATCTATGGAGAGTCATCATCAGCAGCCAGTTTGACAGGG TTCACAAATGaggaaataaattttacaaagatGGGCATTATTGTACTGAATATTCTAGCTGATGCTTCATATGACTTATTGAAACAAGACAAACCAAATATACGTCCAAGGAGGGAATGTGATATAACAAACTTGTACAGTGAGCACAGAAATCTTAATAAACATATTCCAAGTAATTCATGGGGCGGTTCATGGCAAAGAATTCAAAATACAGACTTAGCTATTGGAGATGATATTGAGCGCATAAGACTGACAAGGAATGAATTACAACACTCTAGAATATTTCAATTGGATGATACACGTTTTAATGAATTATGTAACATATTGAGTGACCTTTTAAAAAGGTTTGATAACCATAACAAACCAGCTATATTGTATACAGATCAACTAAATAAGATTTTGGCGAAAACTGTTTCTGCGGAGGAAgtgaaattaattaaaaacgAAATATTCG gaaTGACTATTGAAGTTGACTTTGAACACCAAGTTAATCTTCCAGCACAATAA